AATGTTGCTCTATTTGGTGCTACAACAGGAGAAGCTTATATAAACGGAATGGCAGGTGAAAGATTTGCTGTTAGAAACAGTGGAGCCTTAGCTGTAGTTGAGGGTGTTGGGGATCATGGGTGTGAGTACATGACCGGGGGGACTGTAATTGTTCTTGGTCAAACCGGGGTTAATTTTGCAGCCGGTATGTCTGGTGGTGTTGCTTATATCTTTGATGAAAATCAACTTTTTGATACACACTGTAACCTTGAGATGGTAGATATAGAGTCTGTTGTTGATAGTAAAGATCAGAACTTTTTAAGAGAGACTATTTTAAAACATATTGAGTATACAAATAGTACTGTTGCTAAGGATTTAATAAAGAACTGGGAAGAGTCTTTACCACTATTTGTTAAAGTGATGCCTTTAGATTATAGAAGAGCATTAGAGAAGATTAAGGCTGCAGAGATGCAAGAATCAGATAATTCAACCCTTACAGAGGAGGTGTACAACTAATGACAAATGTATTTGGTTTTTTAGAAAAAGAGAGAAAGAATCCTCCATATAGGGATGTAAAGGATAGAGTTAAAGATTATAAAGAGGTTGCTACTCAGTTAAGTAAAGATGAACTTAAAGAGCAGGCTGAACGGTGTATGAATTGTGGAATCCCATTTTGTCACTCCTACGGTTGTCCTATTACTAACTTAATTCCTGAGTGGAATGATGCGGTATATAACGGTCAGTGGAAAGAGGCTTATGAGAGATTAGAGATTACTAATAACTTCCCGGAATTTACAGGGCGAATATGTCCTGCACCCTGTGAAACAGCTTGTACTTTAGCGATTAATACTGACTCTGTAACCATTAGAGAGTTAGAGTTAAATATAATTGAGGACGCCTTTGCAAATGGACTTGTTGTTCCCCATCCGCCTAAGGTTTTAACTGGTAAAATGGTTGCAATAATTGGTGGTGGACCTGCAGGGTTAGCTGCTGCTCAACAGCTTAGACGAAGTGGTCATGAAGTTACAATTTTTGAAAAATCTACTAAAGTAGGTGGACTTTTAAGGTTTGGAATACCAGATTTTAAACTTGAAAAATCTGTAATAGATAGAAGATTGCAAATTTTAAAAGCTGAGGGCATAGAGTTTGAAAATGGCGTAGAGATTGGTAAGGATATCTCTGTATCATATCTTAGAAATAAATATGATGCTATTTTAGTAACAGCTGGTGCAGGTCAACCAAGAAACCTTCCTGTAGAGGGTAGGGATCTAGAAGGCGTTCACTTTGCAATGGATTTTTTAAGCCAATCAAATAAATTTGTATCTGGTGAATTAGATAAACTTCTAATTGATGCAAAGGATAAAAATGTTCTGGTTATAGGTGGTGGAGATACAGGTTCTGACTGTGTTGGAACATCTATTAGACAGGGTGCTAAGAACGTTTACCAAATTGAAATTATGCCTAAACCTATGGAGTGGAATAAACCCCACAATCCAGATTGGCCAGATTGGCCAAGAATCCTAAGAACTTCCTCTTCCCACTTAGAAGGGTGTGATAGAAGCTGGAATGTGACTACTGATAAGTTCAGTGGGGAGAATGGTAGGTTAAATAAGGCTCATCTCTCAAATATTGAGTGGAAAGCATCAGAGAGTGGTGGAAGACCTGATATGGTTAAACTTGATAGCTATGAATTAGATGTTGACCTTGTATTTTTAGCAATGGGTTTTGTTCATACCGAGCATGGAGTTTTTACAGACCAACTATGTTCTGAAGGGGTTAAGCTTGATGAGAGGGGTAATATTGCAGTTACTGACTTTAAAGCCACTGATGACGGTATATTCGCTGCTGGGGATGCAATTACTGGTGCATCTCTGGTAGTAAGGGCAATAGGTAGTGGAAGAGAGGCTGCATATGAAGTACATCAATATTTAACAAAATAGAGTAAAGATAAAAAAAGCAGACTAAAGTCTGCTTTTTTTTATTAACTCAATCTTTTAACTATTCCTAATATATCATCAATATTTTCTAGGAATATATCAACTAACTTAGGATCAAAATGTTCTCCTCGCTCTCCTTTTATTAGATCTATAATCTTCTCAAGGGGCCATGCTTCCTTATAACACCTCTTATGGTATAGAGCATCAAAAACATCAGCTAAGGCTGTTATTCGTCCATATATGTGAATATCATCCCCTTTTTTCTGGTTAGGGTAGCCCTTGCCATTCCACTTCTCATGATGCTCATAGGAGATTATTGAGGCTGCCTTTAACAGAGGTCTTGTGGATCTTCCTAAAATATCTCTACCAATTTGAGTATGCTGCTTCATAATCTCATACTCTTCTTCTGTTAGTTTATCTGGTTTTAATAAAATTGAGTCGGGAATCCCTGTTTTACCTATATCGTGTAAAGGGGAAGCCATTGTAATTTTTGTAGCTTCATCCTCTGGTAGTCCATACTTTAAAGCAAGGAATCTTGAGACTTGTGCAACCCTTAAGACGTGGTTTGATGTCTCTTTTGATCTTTTCTCCACTACCTCACTTAGGGTCTCAATTATCTCTTTTTGTGTATCAAGTATTTCATGGGTTAGGTGAACATTATTAAACGCCACTGCTACATTATTAGAGAAGATATCCAAAAGGCTTTTATCATATTGATTTATCTCAGACTCGCTGGAAATTAATATTAAGTTGACCATATCATTTTCATTTTTGAAATAACCAACATAATCAAAATGGTCAAAATAACTCTGGCCCAGGGATATAGCTTTATTAAGTTTATCAGTTATGCTTTTTGTAAATAAGTATTCACCTTCTAAATTTTCAAATGAACCCTTAGATGCAATTTTATTAAACTGATTGTTTGAAGTATCTACTATCATGGCGTTAACTTTGTTATCCTTAAGCTCTACTTCTTTGCTTAAGTTTAATAGAACAATTAACTCATTAAGAACAGAGTCAGCAAAAAGTGCACTGCTTTTAAACTGCATTATCCTTCTTGTGGATTCTAATATCTGTTCTAAGCCCTTTTTATTCTTTTCAATAAGATGAAGGTCTCTATATGACCTTAGAGCTGTCATAACTGTTGTAAATAGCTTAGTTGTTGTTAGCTCTGTTTTCTCTTTATAATCGTTTATATCATACTTTGATATAACATCCTTCTCTGGGGCAGAACCTGGTTGTCCTGTTCTTAAAATAATTCTTATTAAGTTGTTTTTTAATGTTTCTCTTATATCTCTTGCTACTAACAATCCTGCATCATCAGTCTCCATAACAACATCTAGAAGCAGAACTGCTATGTCATCATGCTCTTTTAGTATCTCTATTGTCTCGCTTCTAGAATAAGCGTCATATATTTCTACTTTTCTATTTTCATATATAAAATTAGATAAGACAATTTTTGTAATTGTATGTATCTCTTTTTCATCATCTGAAATTAAAATTTTCCAAGGTTTAAGTGAGATTTTTTGTGTTTCAGTAATTTCTTCTGCAAAAATAAAATCGTCCATAAAAATAATTGTAGCAGAGTGGGATTCTAAGGTCAAATAAAATATAAATAAAAAAGGGGCTGTTGCAAAAGTCATTATGACTTTCAACAGCCTTTTTTTATTTATAAACGTGATTTTCAGTAGTTTTCAAAATAAAAGGGACCACAAAGTAGTCCCAACGTGCTAAAATTTGGTTGTTGACATCAAAAAGGAGCACGTAAATGTATATTACAGACTTTTGCAATCATAAACAATCATATTTAGACTTAAATATTTCTATTCCATTAAAAGTAACAGACCATCAAGCGGCACTAATGCTTATGTTACAGGGTCTAGATTATAGTAAATTTGAAAAACCTAAGAAGAAGTCTGGACGACCTCCTGCTGTGGATAGTTATACAATGATGCTGATACTTCTATATGCTCGAACACAGGGAAAGTATAGCTCTCGTGATACCGAGAAGTTATGCAAGAGAGATCTCTTTCTATTAAAAGTTCTTGATGGTAAAAAAGCTCCTGACCATTCAACCATAGATAGATTCATACAACAGCACTCAGATGCAATAGACAACCTTTTTTATCAGCAAATTAATCGTCTCGGATCTTTGGGAGAATTAACAAAAAATATAGTTTTCCAAGATGGAACCAAAATTGAGTCCAAAGCTAACAGATATACATTTATTTGGAAAAAATCTATTAAAAAGAACCTTCCTAAACTAATAAATCATATAGAAGAAATAATACATGAATCTGTAAACTTATATCCAATAGAATTAGAGAATAGTTCTCCCGAAGATGCTCTAAAAAGTATAATAGAGTATTTAATGGGAACTACTGATAACCTGAAGCCAAATAAAACAGGACGTGGTCATCGGATTACAGCGGAACAGAGAATATTTAGAGATACTAACATATATTTAAAGAAATTAGAGGATTACAAGAATCAACTAGATGCTATGCCCGAGCGAAATAGTATGAGTAAAACTGATCCCGATGCTACTTTTATGAGGATGAAAGAGGACCATATGCGGAATGGACAATTGAAACCTGCATATAATCTTCAGGTTCTAGTTGATGGAGGTTATATCGTTGGAAACTACGCTAGTTCAGACAGAACTGATTACGCAACAATGATTCCAGCTATCGACCACATGCATGAAAGAATAGATTGGAAGTATAAAAAATATTGTGCTGATAGTGGGTATGATTGTCAGCACAACCATGAGGCATTGGAAAAAAGGGACATTGAGTCATATATAAAGCCAATGAAATACGAACACTCAAAAAAGAGGAAAGTAAAATCAGACATTGGGCTAAAGGATAATATGACCTATGATAAGGACAATGATTGTTTCATCTGTTCTAGAGGTAAAAAGTTAGTTCTAAAACATCTGAAAGTTAAGAAGGATAAGTATGGTAATGAACAAGTTACGCATGTATATAGATGTAAACGGGGATGTAAAAGTTGCCCTGTAAAATCTGCCTGTATGAAAAAAAGTAAAGCAAAATATAAACAGGTACAGATAAATCATACTCTTGCAGAGTTTCAGAGAAAATCTACTGAAAGGATTTCTAGTCCCTTAGGTAAAGAGATAAGGGTTAACAGAAGTATTCAAGCTGAAGGAGCTTTTGCACAGATAAAAAACAACTGGTCATTTAAAAGGTTCTTAAGAAAAGGGATTAAAGGTATACATACAGATTGGAATCTGATGTGTATGTCTATGAATATTATTCACTTGGGTTATAGACTAGCAAGAAATGAACTTGGTATCCCATTTTATCATACCCTTGAAAATTCCGCTTAGACTTTAGAGTTGATAACTATTATAAGTAGTCTCATTTTATTTGGTATTACAATCTAACTTTAAATTAAAAAGCTGTTAGAAGAGGATTTTCTTCCATTTTTATACAATTTTTATCATAATTTATATTCTTTATGTTTATAAACAAAAAAGACTGTTACAAAATATTACTTTTGCAACAGCCCCTTTTTATTGTAATTACTCCCCCGGACGGGCTCGAACCGCCGACCTAGTGATTAACAGTCACCCGCTCTACCAACTGAGCTACAGGAGAAAGTAGGTTTTTTTAGTTCTCCTTATGAACTTTTTTAGTAAGTAAAAACTTATCTAAAATTACTCCTCCAGACGGACTTGAACCGCCGACCTAGTGATTAACAGTCACCCGCTCTACCAACTGAGCTATAGAAGAATATTAGTTAAAGTTTCTCCCCCGGACGGACTCGAACCGCCGACCTAGTGATTAACAGTCACCCGCTCTACCAACTGAGCTACAGGAGAATATCTCTAACAACAAGCAGTAATATACAAAAGAGTTAAAAATGTGTCAATATTCTTAACTCTTTTTTTTTATTATAGTAGTGCCTTTTTTAACGCCTCTACAACATCTGTCTTTTCCCAAGGGAAATCTGGTCTACCAAAGTGACCATAAGCAGCTGTAGGTGAGTATATAGGTCTTTTAAGATCCAATGTTTTAATTATACCAGAAGGTGTAAGGGAGAAATTATCCCAAACAGCTTTCTCAATTAAGCTATCATCGATCTTACCTGTATTAAATGTATTTACAAAGACTGAAACAGGTTCAGCTACTCCAATAGCATAGGCTAATTCCACTTCACATTTATCTGCAATACCAGCTTTTACTATGTTTTTAGCAATGTATCTAGCCATATATGCTGCAGACCTATCAACTTTAGATGGGTCCTTACCACTAAAAGCACCACCACCATGGGCAGCAGCACCTCCGTACGTATCTACAATTATTTTTCTACCTGTTAAACCTGCATCACCCTTTGGTCCACCAATAACAAAACGACCTGTTGGATTCATATGGAATATTGTTTTATCGTCGATTAAATGACTAGGTAGGGCTTTTTTTACAATCTCTTCAATTAAACCCTCTCTAATCTCTTCATATTTAATCTCCCGCCCATTAACAAACTCATCGTGTTGATGGGAAAGAACTACAGCAGGAATTCTATATGGAACTCCATCTTTGTACTCAACTGTAACCTGGCATTTTGAATCCGGTCTTAAGAAGTCTAAGACCCTGTTATGTCTAACTTCTGATGCTTTTTTCATAATCTCATGGGAGTAGAAAATTGGTGCAGGCATTAACTCTGGTGTATCCTTACACGCATAGCCAAACATCATCCCTTGGTCTCCGGCTCCCTGCTCTTTATGTAGTCCAGCTCCAGCTGTAACTCCCTGGGAAATATCAGCTGATTGTTCATTTATAACAGAAAGTACTGCACAGGTTTGATGATCAATTCCATACTCGGCATTATCATAACCTATCTTCTCTAGGGTTTTTTTTACAGTTTTTATAATATCAATATAACTATTGGTGGTCATCTCTCCACCAACTAGAATCATACCAGTTGATGCAAAACACTCACAACCTACCCTTGATTCTGGGTCGCTTGTTAAAGCTGCATCTAATATAGCATCTGATATTTGGTCACATACTTTATCAGGATGCCCTTCCCCGACACTTTCAGATGTAAATATATAGTTATCTCTATTAGCCATTATTTAGCCTCCATTCGTAATTAAGTATAATATATTATAAATCATTATTTTATACAAATAGGGTTTTAGTTAAGGATTTGTAATCTGTTGAATCATTAATAATTTCGCAAAGTAGGGTAGAACCTAGTAGTTTTACTTTAAAATCTACATTAATGATACTCTCATCAATAGATAATGAGGAGTTTAGAATAAGATCATCATTTTTTATATTAGCTATTTCATCTATGGATTCTGGTAAAAAAATAAAACTATCCCGATTTATTTGGGTTATATAACCTGAGATAAAAGAGAAGTCTTCTGGTTTTACAAAACCTAATCCAATCTCATCCTGTTTGGGAAAGTAAACCTCTGTGCTTATACTTTTAGGTAGTTTCTCCAATATTAATTTTTTTACATCTTTGTAATTTTGATTGTTTATAGGAACTATCAAGCTACCACGTAGAAAATTAAACTCTTTTATCTCTTTATTACCTAGTTCTCCTTCTAATATAAATAGGGTTTGGGTCTCATTGTAGATATCCCTTAGGGATGATAAAAATATTTTCCACATTCTAGGGTAGTCATTACAGGAAAAAAAAACGACACTTGGCTCAATTTCTACTAAGTTATCAATCGCTTTTAATGGATTTTTATATGAAATAGTCTCTATTCCTAGGGATTTGTAAAGGGATTTATATCTATTGTCAAATGGTTTTTCACCAACATAAATCAGTTTCATCTACTACTCTGTTCCAAGATTTAATACTTCATATGTGCTTATATACCAAATACCATCTGTTTTATTTAGATGATATATATACTTTTTATTCTCTATATAGTCTGGAAATTTATACTTTGTATAAACAACTACCTCGGCTTTCTCAGAGGTATAACTAGTATTTGTTATTTCAAACGAGTAGGGAATAGATATCATATTACTTTCAACACTACCATCCATTATATCTCTTTTAAAGTTATCCATCATAGTTAACTGCTCTTCCTCAGTTGCTCTACTGTATTTCCTGCTTCTATCCTCATTATTTAAAAATAGTTGTTTTAAGTCTAAGTATAAAAAGAATTTATTCCACTGGGATTTTGATCTAGCAAGTATAGTGTATTCAACTACCTTATCTGGAGATAGGGCATCTTTTTTTAATACTTCCTTTGTTATCTCTTTTGCAAGTTCCTCTTCTGTGTCCTTGTTTGAACCATTTTTAACAGATAAGACTAGGCTGTTACTCTCGATAACACTATTTTTTACACCATTACTTATATCAGTTAAGAAGTTAGCAGTAACTCTATATAGTCCTGGTTTGTCAATTATTATATATCTTGCAAGGTCAACAATAAAATTATACTCATCCCCAGGTTCTAATCTAACTTCTCTTATAAATACAGGTTGATTTGTGTTCCTCGCTATGATAAATTTCTCCTGGTGGGGAAGAATCTCTTTTTTTAGGGTTTCAACAACAAAGTCAACGTTGAAAATACGTTGATCTGCAATATCAAAAGTTTTGGAAGAAGTAGAGTTGTTTTGTATTAATATCTTTACTGGGATGCTTTTATTTGGATAATAAATAGTTTTATTAAAGTACCTAATTGTGCACTGTAGCTCATTGTTTGCTGCAAAAGCCAATGATGAGAAAATTGAAAATATTATTATTGCTGTAATATGTTTTTTTAGCATGTTTACTCCACACTTGTTATTGTTATTTTTATAGTATCGGATGTTTATATGGTTTCATTATTAGAAAATAAAATTTTATCACTCTTAAATAAAAGTGAGAGTTTCAATTTAGCTACTTCAGCTTTTATTAATAGGGAGTTCCCTATCGAGGTAACTGGGGTACGTGGTGGCTTCTCAACTTTCCTGCTATCAGCCTTTAATAGGTATACAAAGGAGAACTCAGTTATTGTTGTTCCTACTGAACAGGACGCAATAGATCTATACAATGATTTAAGTTTAGTTACAGATAGTGTTCAAATTATGCCTTGGTGGGGGACCATGCTTTATAAGGGTATATCCCCTGGTTCCCAGGTTTTTGGTAAACGTGTTGATTGTTTAAATAACCTGCTATTTAATAAGAAGATAACTACTATCTTATCCCTTAGAAGTTTTATCACCAATTTACCAGATCCT
Above is a genomic segment from Thiospirochaeta perfilievii containing:
- a CDS encoding IS1182 family transposase, encoding MYITDFCNHKQSYLDLNISIPLKVTDHQAALMLMLQGLDYSKFEKPKKKSGRPPAVDSYTMMLILLYARTQGKYSSRDTEKLCKRDLFLLKVLDGKKAPDHSTIDRFIQQHSDAIDNLFYQQINRLGSLGELTKNIVFQDGTKIESKANRYTFIWKKSIKKNLPKLINHIEEIIHESVNLYPIELENSSPEDALKSIIEYLMGTTDNLKPNKTGRGHRITAEQRIFRDTNIYLKKLEDYKNQLDAMPERNSMSKTDPDATFMRMKEDHMRNGQLKPAYNLQVLVDGGYIVGNYASSDRTDYATMIPAIDHMHERIDWKYKKYCADSGYDCQHNHEALEKRDIESYIKPMKYEHSKKRKVKSDIGLKDNMTYDKDNDCFICSRGKKLVLKHLKVKKDKYGNEQVTHVYRCKRGCKSCPVKSACMKKSKAKYKQVQINHTLAEFQRKSTERISSPLGKEIRVNRSIQAEGAFAQIKNNWSFKRFLRKGIKGIHTDWNLMCMSMNIIHLGYRLARNELGIPFYHTLENSA
- a CDS encoding glutamate synthase subunit beta, which translates into the protein MTNVFGFLEKERKNPPYRDVKDRVKDYKEVATQLSKDELKEQAERCMNCGIPFCHSYGCPITNLIPEWNDAVYNGQWKEAYERLEITNNFPEFTGRICPAPCETACTLAINTDSVTIRELELNIIEDAFANGLVVPHPPKVLTGKMVAIIGGGPAGLAAAQQLRRSGHEVTIFEKSTKVGGLLRFGIPDFKLEKSVIDRRLQILKAEGIEFENGVEIGKDISVSYLRNKYDAILVTAGAGQPRNLPVEGRDLEGVHFAMDFLSQSNKFVSGELDKLLIDAKDKNVLVIGGGDTGSDCVGTSIRQGAKNVYQIEIMPKPMEWNKPHNPDWPDWPRILRTSSSHLEGCDRSWNVTTDKFSGENGRLNKAHLSNIEWKASESGGRPDMVKLDSYELDVDLVFLAMGFVHTEHGVFTDQLCSEGVKLDERGNIAVTDFKATDDGIFAAGDAITGASLVVRAIGSGREAAYEVHQYLTK
- the metK gene encoding methionine adenosyltransferase, with translation MANRDNYIFTSESVGEGHPDKVCDQISDAILDAALTSDPESRVGCECFASTGMILVGGEMTTNSYIDIIKTVKKTLEKIGYDNAEYGIDHQTCAVLSVINEQSADISQGVTAGAGLHKEQGAGDQGMMFGYACKDTPELMPAPIFYSHEIMKKASEVRHNRVLDFLRPDSKCQVTVEYKDGVPYRIPAVVLSHQHDEFVNGREIKYEEIREGLIEEIVKKALPSHLIDDKTIFHMNPTGRFVIGGPKGDAGLTGRKIIVDTYGGAAAHGGGAFSGKDPSKVDRSAAYMARYIAKNIVKAGIADKCEVELAYAIGVAEPVSVFVNTFNTGKIDDSLIEKAVWDNFSLTPSGIIKTLDLKRPIYSPTAAYGHFGRPDFPWEKTDVVEALKKALL
- a CDS encoding response regulator, translated to MDDFIFAEEITETQKISLKPWKILISDDEKEIHTITKIVLSNFIYENRKVEIYDAYSRSETIEILKEHDDIAVLLLDVVMETDDAGLLVARDIRETLKNNLIRIILRTGQPGSAPEKDVISKYDINDYKEKTELTTTKLFTTVMTALRSYRDLHLIEKNKKGLEQILESTRRIMQFKSSALFADSVLNELIVLLNLSKEVELKDNKVNAMIVDTSNNQFNKIASKGSFENLEGEYLFTKSITDKLNKAISLGQSYFDHFDYVGYFKNENDMVNLILISSESEINQYDKSLLDIFSNNVAVAFNNVHLTHEILDTQKEIIETLSEVVEKRSKETSNHVLRVAQVSRFLALKYGLPEDEATKITMASPLHDIGKTGIPDSILLKPDKLTEEEYEIMKQHTQIGRDILGRSTRPLLKAASIISYEHHEKWNGKGYPNQKKGDDIHIYGRITALADVFDALYHKRCYKEAWPLEKIIDLIKGERGEHFDPKLVDIFLENIDDILGIVKRLS